From the genome of Trichomycterus rosablanca isolate fTriRos1 chromosome 18, fTriRos1.hap1, whole genome shotgun sequence:
GTGTGCCTTTATTTATATCCGACATATTTAACGCAGCCTCTTAGCACAACAGCAATGTCTTAATCAAACGGATTTGCTGAAACCTTTAAAATACTGACAGCAGCATCTGAAATGGCATCATGGTAAAACAATGTAGACTGGTTTAATCCAAAATCCCTTCATTTTTGTTTCTTGTATGCAGAAAGTCAAGATATGCAGGGTGGGTGTGGGCTCCATCCGTCAGGGTTCAGGTGAAGAGATCAGCATAGTCCACTGTGCCAGGCTTTTGCCCGCATGGATGTGCCAGCAGTTCACCTCCAGATGGAGTTAAGGGCTCTTCCTGCAAACAAAATTGTCTGATAGTTTAAaatcatgtacagtacaatcgtAGTTTACACAACAATCAATGATAGATGACTAGTTACTCAAATAAAGAGAAAGTGTAACTGTTTTTGATTACAGAATTCATTACAGAGAGTCTGTGGCtcttgtttatatatttttagtcTATCAgacccccaacaagaaaagtttggacacccctggtctacaaCAAGTTGCTGGcagtgacacattcacctcagaTCTCTCTGCAGTCACACAAATCTTACTGATCTATAATCACTAGAACCTACAAACTGTGTTTTGGCGACATCTGGCGGCAAAACAGTGCAGTTGCATGTCCTTCACGTTAGGAACCCATTACAGATTGTAATCTCATAATTTGTGTAGTGTCTTTTGCCAATATGGGGtgtgaatacatttgtatttctttattgtttttatcttaaatgttatgcaaattattttatacattttgtaGGATATGTGATGAAGAAATATGTTGTGTTTAGTTACCTTATGGTACTCCACCAGCTCCCCCAGAGATGTAAATTTGATCTGGTCTCCTAGCAGCATGTAGCAGTTGTCTGTGGCATCAATGAGGAGGTGTTTAAATTCGTCCGGGCCTCGGTAAGAAAGGACGTACCCGAATATTTTTTCACTAACACGAACCAGGAAACTTCCCATGCTGCTCTCGCTGAGTAAATCCTCAGCTTCCTGACGAGAAATGATACCTGGAGGAAATGTGAAGTGCACAGGTCACTTCAGTAGTACCATCTTATCATGTACAATTGTCATTGTAATGAATTTCTTCTACCCAACTGTATGGTTCAAGGTCAATTTGTCAACCTTTTGGTATGTATCCCCAGGAATAATCACTTCTGGTTTAAGAACAGACGTCCAGTCTAAAATTATAGCCCAATAGAAATCTGGAGCCAAAAATTGACCCTGATTACGGGCTAAGCTGATGTGCAGAGAATGAACACCAAAAATTCAATTATGCAGAGCAACAGAGAGGATAAAGGGACCAATTGGTGTAGGAACAATGTGATTGTTTTAAGATTAGTAAAGATTTAAAGCATTTATTAGAATTCATAagttcgaatttcagctctgctaccagcagacTGGGCGCCTGTACGAACACCGATTGGCTCGTCCTTTCGGTTGGATGCCTGATTATTTGGATTCCTCATAATTGATGAAATTACGAGCTCTGCTGGTTGATCGatgggataatggagatcagtgcatgactctccatatgcAAGACCAAGCCCCATATGAACTAGCCTGATGCAaatgaaaagaagcggttggctactgcacacatatcagagagggcgtgtgttagtcactgtTCTTTTTGGTCAGGAATGGAGGTCAGCAACGGTACAGatgaagcaaaatgcaatcgaGTGATTGGATATGATTAGATTGGGAGATGAAAGATGAAAGTATCCAAAACTTCATATTAACTTACCATGGAACCAAGGTGCAATGCAGCCGTCTTCCTGGAAACAAACTCGGAGTGGTAACTGTTTCTCTACGAACCAACGGATTATTTCCTTTTTGCTTGAGGACGACAATGACCGGCGCATGGCTTTCTTCCGGTCTCTTTAAATAGAAGAAAAGAAGTGAAGCAGAAAAGGATCACCCAAGGGTCACGGCCCAGAAAAACCCTGGTCTAtttaataaaagctgaaatagcTGACACAGGTGTgataattgtaattgtaatgtatGTACAAAAATATGAACTGACCGTTGAATGGGCTCATTAGTAAGAGTTACGGTTCTAGGCTTGGGTATGGGTTTAAGAGCAGGTTCATCTTCTCTGAAAGCCTTGGCCACGGCCGCCACTTTGCCTCTCTCCAGCGCCTTTACAGAACGCCTACGGTGATCCTCTATTGTCTGTTTGGCCAGAGAACGCCTGCGCTGGTCTGCTGCTTTGGATTTCTTCACTGAAATGCACACAGATGCACAAGCAAACagacatttatatttaatgttataaagtGCTGATAATGTTATAAAGTGTTATAATGTTCAGATGACTAAATATTCAAATTAAAGCAACAGTATGTGACCATTCTCAGACCGTTGTAAACCTCTTTTGAATGATTTGTTTGCACAGTGATCTTGAGATGTCTGCTAGATGTCTAATAGGGTTAAGATCAGGACTTTGACTGGGTCACTTAagggcattttttttaaaacccatCCAGTGTTGATTTgaatcattgtcttgttgaatgACGATTTTTGTTTGAGCAAGATTTTTGCTGTAACACCCTGGATATCATTGTTCCATAAACTTATTTGCAGGGACTGATTTTTGCATTTCAGCCGGAGTGACGCTGATTCTAATTCGTACCCATCAAGTTTGTTGTCAAGAAGGTTGACCTGTGTGTTCTATTTTCCTTACTTCATTATGATGGAATAAATTAAGCTctattgtatatttattgtatgtttgacttgttttaaatgctacttttttactattttatttatgcatttttctcccaatttagcatagccaattagtcttccgctgctggggaccccgattcCATCCGAGGAGGATAtttttgcctgacacacacccTCCCTTGTCCATGCTTCGTCTATACCATGGTGGATTCACATGTAAGGCCACACATTGATCTTCGCGTTTCTACACTTCTAACACTTAATCATTAAAGATcccaccccctttttagtcTTGGTCTTTTCTCACTGACCGGGTGGTCAGTTTTTGTCTGCAagggggcacccagctgaccggtagcattGCCACCTAGAAGCCCTAAAGCTACCTTGactttatttggattttatttaaagtggATGGTACTTACCATTctgatagacctcacaaagaaTATCTTTTCAATTTGTTAAAAAACGCTCATGACAAAAGTCTTAAAATGACAAAACTAACTTTACTACATTTGAAATAGTAAAATATAGTCAAGGGGCTTTTATAGGGCAAAGAGTTTAGTAATAAATGCATAGTCTTACATGAGTCCTGCCAGGCTTTTTCCTCATTGTCTTGGCCTTTTCCTTCATGCTGGACTTCCTTCAGGTTCATATAAATCTGCTGAGCTCTTTCCTCCTTGAGCCTCCTAACCTCCTCCtcagctttttttctttcctcctcCTCTTGCCTCTGGAATGAGAACGCAGCCCAAATTAGTCAGTGTTCAAATACATATATCTGTTCATTCTGACAAATCCATTTGCTAATTTGCTATTTgttgattatttttatgttttaaaatctGAATTATACTGTGTGTACATTTGGAGTGAATGTGCATGAATATAATGCTTGTTTTCCTTCACCATGTGTGCTACACTTTGAGTTGAAATCATCAATACCTTTAACTCTTCCTGTCTGCTTCTCTCCAGGGCCACTGCCTTTTCAGCTTCTTCCTTCCTGGCAGCCTCCTCCTGTCCTATATGCAAACCAGAGAAGCGCCTTTCCAGTTCAGCTTCCTTTTGAGCTCTGCACACAGCCAAAACAGCTACATCACTAAAGGTATCAGCATCATTATTTGAAATCGCAATTTGAAATCTCTATCTTAGCTTCCCAAAAACTACACACGTCACTGCTGGA
Proteins encoded in this window:
- the sh2d4a gene encoding SH2 domain-containing protein 4A, with amino-acid sequence MLQQILTDMYIEPELLAELNDEQKQILFFKMREEQVRRWKEREARLEQQETARIKPKKVSSKTVSWLKASDCDMWVWVMGEHTDDKPYDQICDEIMAERAALQAQKEAEVLRAQKEAELERRFSGLHIGQEEAARKEEAEKAVALERSRQEELKRQEEEERKKAEEEVRRLKEERAQQIYMNLKEVQHEGKGQDNEEKAWQDSLKKSKAADQRRRSLAKQTIEDHRRRSVKALERGKVAAVAKAFREDEPALKPIPKPRTVTLTNEPIQRDRKKAMRRSLSSSSKKEIIRWFVEKQLPLRVCFQEDGCIAPWFHGIISRQEAEDLLSESSMGSFLVRVSEKIFGYVLSYRGPDEFKHLLIDATDNCYMLLGDQIKFTSLGELVEYHKEEPLTPSGGELLAHPCGQKPGTVDYADLFT